One region of Triticum aestivum cultivar Chinese Spring chromosome 6B, IWGSC CS RefSeq v2.1, whole genome shotgun sequence genomic DNA includes:
- the LOC123138921 gene encoding dehydrin DHN3-like — translation MEHGQATNRVDEYGNPVAGHGVGTGMGAHGGVGTGAAAGGHFQPTREEHKAGGILQRSGSSSSSSSSEDDGMGGRRKKGIKGKIKEKLPGGHGDQQQTAGTYGQQGHTGMTGTGAHGTAATGGTYGQQGHTGVTGTGTHGTDGTGEKKGIMDKIKEKLPGQH, via the exons ATGGAGCACGGCCAGGCGACTAACCGCGTCGACGAGTACGGCAACCCGGTGGCCGGACATGGCGTCGGCACCGGCATGGGGGCGCACGGCGGCGTGGGCACCGGCGCGGCCGCTGGTGGGCATTTCCAGCCCACGAGGGAGGAGCACAAGGCCGGAGGGATCCTGCAGCGCTCCGGCAGCTCTAGTAGCTCCAGCTCG TCTGAGGATGATGGCatgggcgggaggaggaagaagggcatcaAGGGGAAGATCAAGGAGAAGCTCCCCGGTGGCCATGGCGACCAGCAACAGACCGCTGGCACCTATGGGCAGCAGGGTCACACCGGAATGACCGGCACCGGGGCGCATGGTACAGCAGCCACTGGCGGCACCTACGGGCAGCAAGGACACACCGGAGTGACCGGCACGGGGACGCACGGCACCGACGGCACTGGCGAAAAGAAGGGCATCATGGACAAGATCAAGGAGAAGCTGCCCGGACAGCACTGA